The Nocardioides humi genome includes a region encoding these proteins:
- a CDS encoding GntR family transcriptional regulator, with amino-acid sequence MPPALERLETQSVADRCYEAISRAITVGELRAGERLTERGLAASLNVSATPIREAIKRLEREGLVERPGPRTLVVTAMTPATLSQIIEARAAIRGVLARLAARHATPEQVDELMAVLDESDDLWRLIASRRADGLPIDDHLRRVADMTDRFNRLQYACAGNPLLVRLLEQTEAFNHREMRERTQRAMLDQQVPGNYRWKDDRAVVEAIARRDEAEAERITIQHVRKAMTEVLEIWPQTRGDGAPDES; translated from the coding sequence ATGCCGCCTGCACTCGAACGTCTGGAGACACAGAGCGTCGCCGACCGCTGCTACGAGGCGATCAGCCGCGCCATCACGGTCGGCGAGCTGCGCGCCGGGGAGCGGCTGACGGAGCGCGGGCTGGCCGCCAGCCTGAATGTCAGCGCGACGCCGATCCGCGAGGCGATCAAGCGCCTCGAGCGCGAGGGCCTGGTGGAGCGCCCAGGCCCGCGCACGCTCGTCGTGACGGCGATGACCCCCGCCACCCTGAGCCAGATCATCGAGGCCCGCGCCGCGATCCGCGGCGTGCTGGCCCGCCTCGCGGCACGCCACGCCACCCCGGAGCAGGTCGATGAGCTGATGGCCGTCCTCGACGAGTCCGACGACCTGTGGCGCCTGATCGCGAGCCGCCGGGCCGACGGCCTGCCCATCGACGATCACCTGCGCCGCGTCGCGGACATGACCGACCGGTTCAACCGGCTCCAGTACGCCTGCGCGGGCAACCCGCTGCTGGTGCGCCTGCTGGAGCAGACCGAGGCGTTCAACCACCGTGAGATGCGCGAGCGCACCCAGCGCGCCATGTTGGACCAACAGGTCCCGGGCAACTACCGCTGGAAGGACGACCGCGCCGTCGTCGAGGCCATCGCGCGACGCGACGAGGCGGAGGCGGAGCGGATCACGATCCAGCACGTGCGCAAGGCGATGACCGAGGTGCTCGAGATCTGGCCGCAGACCAGGGGCGACGGCGCACCGGACGAGAGCTGA
- a CDS encoding DUF2000 domain-containing protein, with amino-acid sequence MDDILQPPFDSKIAIAVRDDLATWQRLNVTAFLASGVAAAHPHLIGAPYADADGTAYLPLLGMPVLVFRASVETLGAARERAVRRGLPLAVYTGDMFRTGHDEANRAVVAAVGGAALDLVGLAVHGPRNAVDKVLKGASLHP; translated from the coding sequence GTGGACGACATCCTGCAGCCCCCGTTCGACTCCAAGATCGCCATCGCCGTCCGCGACGACCTGGCCACCTGGCAGCGCCTCAACGTCACGGCGTTCCTCGCCAGCGGCGTCGCCGCGGCGCATCCGCACCTGATCGGCGCGCCGTACGCCGACGCGGACGGCACGGCGTACCTGCCCCTGCTGGGCATGCCGGTGCTGGTGTTCCGGGCGAGCGTGGAGACCCTGGGCGCGGCCCGCGAGCGCGCCGTACGACGCGGCCTGCCGCTCGCGGTCTACACCGGCGACATGTTCCGCACCGGCCACGACGAGGCGAATCGGGCGGTGGTCGCCGCGGTCGGGGGTGCGGCTCTCGACCTGGTGGGCCTGGCCGTGCACGGGCCCCGCAACGCCGTCGACAAGGTGCTCAAGGGCGCGAGCCTGCACCCCTGA
- a CDS encoding AraC family transcriptional regulator, with amino-acid sequence MAPRPRIRTWRPDVPGVAEVLHAHFPSHAYPPHTHDTWTVLLVDHGTVRYDLGRHERATARSRVTVLPPYVAHDGRSAEAGGFRKRVLYLDADRLDPERVGSWVDRPDPADGALRAAVDRLHRAVALPGEELAAEVGLALVVERLQRHLARVDPEAPPVTAPTLARRLRELLDERMVEGVSLAEAAAELGADPAHLVRVFRREVGVPPHRYLVGRRLDAARHALLAGHPPAEVAVQVGFHDQSHLHRHFRRLLGVTPGEYVRSLNPGR; translated from the coding sequence ATGGCGCCCCGGCCGCGGATCCGCACCTGGCGGCCCGACGTGCCCGGCGTGGCCGAGGTGCTGCACGCGCACTTCCCGAGCCACGCCTACCCGCCGCACACCCACGACACCTGGACGGTCCTCCTCGTCGACCACGGGACGGTGCGCTACGACCTCGGTCGCCACGAGCGGGCGACGGCGCGCTCGCGGGTGACCGTGCTGCCGCCGTACGTCGCCCACGACGGGCGCAGCGCGGAGGCGGGCGGCTTCCGCAAGCGGGTGCTCTATCTCGACGCCGACCGGCTCGACCCGGAGCGGGTCGGGAGCTGGGTCGACCGGCCGGATCCCGCCGACGGGGCGCTGCGTGCGGCCGTCGACCGGCTGCACCGCGCGGTGGCCCTGCCCGGGGAGGAGCTCGCGGCGGAGGTGGGCCTGGCCCTGGTGGTGGAGCGGCTGCAGCGGCACCTGGCGCGGGTCGACCCCGAGGCGCCTCCGGTCACCGCGCCGACCCTGGCCCGCCGGTTGCGCGAGCTGCTCGACGAGCGGATGGTGGAGGGCGTCTCGTTGGCCGAGGCCGCGGCGGAGCTGGGCGCCGACCCGGCCCATCTGGTCCGCGTCTTCCGGCGGGAGGTCGGCGTGCCGCCGCACCGCTACCTCGTCGGCCGGCGGCTCGACGCCGCGCGGCACGCGCTGCTGGCCGGGCACCCGCCCGCCGAGGTCGCCGTACAGGTGGGCTTCCACGACCAGTCGCACCTGCACCGGCACTTCCGGCGCCTGCTCGGCGTGACGCCGGGGGAGTACGTCCGGTCGCTCAACCCGGGTCGATGA
- a CDS encoding virginiamycin B lyase family protein, with the protein MRIRRCAAAAAGTLLLASLAGVEAGAARAEEGAPERPGRAPTIATYPVPTADAGLDSLVVGPDGQLWFTERKGWKLGRITAAGAITEFPVPPMGGGSGPSDIVRGADGYLWFLTDSRFRLGRATTGGTVERVAEAPLATIFSDLAAGRGRGVWLTQADGGQVHRLLDADTNPAQGWSLATSYLSPTPMAVAPDGALWYGDGAGYLKRLDEAGNQTNHPISWGNSNIDSTSLAFGSDGALWATGFAPGTPLSTAEGGSVGRFDGTSLRAWPLPELATHVDPVPGSMTAGPDGALWWAEDGAIGRITTTGVISRVRIAPHDPDDIAFGPDGRLWFLDTGANRVGAITVDANLFPARQVARKVKLRAVSGRRVKGRVVTAEPGCRAGKVVAYAKPRKGKARKIGAGRAKANGKFSVKLRKRPGGKVFVKVKASAPAADVRCLPAKSRAR; encoded by the coding sequence GTGCGGATCAGACGGTGCGCGGCGGCCGCGGCGGGGACGCTGCTGCTGGCGTCCCTGGCCGGCGTGGAGGCGGGCGCCGCCCGGGCGGAGGAGGGCGCGCCGGAGCGCCCGGGCAGGGCGCCGACCATCGCGACGTACCCCGTGCCGACCGCCGACGCCGGCCTGGACTCGCTCGTGGTCGGGCCCGACGGGCAGCTGTGGTTCACCGAGCGCAAGGGCTGGAAGCTGGGCCGGATCACCGCGGCGGGCGCGATCACCGAGTTCCCGGTCCCGCCGATGGGCGGCGGCAGCGGCCCGAGCGACATCGTGCGGGGAGCCGACGGCTACCTCTGGTTCCTCACCGACAGCCGGTTCCGGCTCGGCCGAGCGACCACGGGCGGCACGGTCGAGCGGGTGGCCGAGGCGCCGCTCGCGACCATCTTCTCCGACCTCGCCGCGGGTCGCGGACGCGGCGTGTGGCTCACCCAGGCCGACGGCGGCCAGGTGCACCGGCTGCTGGACGCGGACACCAATCCGGCCCAGGGCTGGTCGCTGGCCACGTCGTACCTCAGCCCGACGCCGATGGCCGTCGCCCCCGACGGAGCGCTCTGGTACGGCGACGGCGCGGGCTACCTCAAGCGGCTCGACGAGGCGGGCAACCAGACCAACCACCCGATCAGCTGGGGGAACAGCAATATCGACAGCACCTCGCTGGCGTTCGGCTCCGACGGCGCGCTGTGGGCGACCGGGTTCGCGCCCGGCACGCCGCTCAGCACCGCCGAGGGCGGATCGGTCGGCCGCTTCGACGGCACCAGCCTGCGGGCCTGGCCGCTGCCCGAGCTCGCCACCCACGTCGACCCGGTGCCGGGCTCGATGACCGCCGGACCGGATGGCGCCCTCTGGTGGGCCGAGGACGGCGCGATCGGCCGGATCACCACCACCGGCGTCATCTCGCGGGTCCGCATCGCCCCGCACGACCCCGACGACATCGCCTTCGGTCCCGACGGGCGCCTGTGGTTCCTCGACACCGGCGCCAACCGGGTCGGCGCGATCACCGTCGACGCGAACCTGTTCCCCGCCCGCCAGGTGGCCCGCAAGGTCAAGCTCCGCGCCGTCTCGGGCCGGCGGGTCAAGGGGCGGGTCGTCACGGCCGAGCCCGGCTGCCGGGCCGGCAAGGTGGTCGCCTACGCCAAGCCCCGCAAGGGCAAGGCGCGCAAGATCGGCGCCGGCCGGGCGAAGGCCAACGGGAAGTTCTCGGTCAAGTTGCGCAAGCGGCCCGGCGGGAAGGTGTTCGTGAAGGTCAAGGCGTCCGCGCCCGCGGCCGACGTGCGGTGCCTGCCCGCGAAGTCGCGGGCCCGCTGA
- a CDS encoding tetratricopeptide repeat protein, giving the protein MEAREALNGLAIVAAQQGRPAEASALFRRCAELAAESGDLVGQALSLDNVAIVEHRLGNFAEALRHHQLAQGVAERAGADAPRALSLVNTATLQLTLGDPEAALASAEEGVRLAEQVGHDPVRGYGLTAGGRALVGLGRPLDGIAHHDTALEIARRSGDRLLEASALCGVASARLALAEHAAARDGFARAEEIAVAAGLLPEQVRARRGLADTAAAAGDDAAAAAHLAGARELVEAAPETEQVYLRAWLDGPG; this is encoded by the coding sequence ATCGAGGCCCGCGAGGCGCTCAACGGCCTCGCCATCGTGGCCGCCCAGCAGGGCCGGCCCGCCGAGGCCTCCGCGCTCTTCCGGCGCTGCGCCGAGCTCGCCGCCGAGAGCGGTGACCTGGTCGGTCAGGCGCTCTCCCTCGACAACGTCGCCATCGTCGAGCACCGCCTCGGCAACTTCGCCGAGGCGCTGCGGCACCACCAGCTCGCCCAGGGAGTGGCCGAGCGGGCCGGCGCCGACGCGCCGCGCGCGCTGAGCCTGGTCAACACCGCGACCCTCCAGCTCACGCTCGGCGACCCGGAGGCCGCGCTGGCCTCGGCCGAGGAGGGCGTGCGGCTGGCGGAGCAGGTCGGCCACGACCCGGTCCGCGGCTACGGCCTCACCGCGGGGGGCCGGGCACTGGTCGGCCTCGGCCGGCCCCTCGACGGGATCGCCCACCACGACACCGCGCTCGAGATCGCGCGCCGGTCCGGGGACCGGCTGCTGGAGGCGTCCGCGCTGTGCGGCGTGGCGAGCGCCCGGCTCGCGCTCGCCGAGCACGCCGCCGCCCGGGACGGCTTCGCCCGCGCCGAGGAGATCGCGGTCGCGGCCGGTCTGCTGCCCGAGCAGGTCCGCGCCCGCCGCGGGCTCGCCGACACCGCGGCCGCCGCCGGCGACGACGCGGCCGCCGCCGCCCACCTGGCCGGCGCGAGGGAGCTGGTCGAGGCCGCGCCGGAGACCGAGCAGGTCTATCTCCGCGCGTGGCTCGACGGGCCGGGCTGA
- a CDS encoding alpha/beta hydrolase fold domain-containing protein: protein MFNDVEVHDAAVRRFANISGAAVLSVDYRRPPEHRFPAAPDDLSAAVRWLDGEPGLAALPTFAHGDSAGGNLALVTALRHPGRFAGLALVYPFLDPTASYDSYRTAADGFDPAEAAWYWQQYAATPADLEHPDLAPLRSDALGTLPPTLVATAEHDPLRDEGSTSPCCSPRRASRWSAPATSARCTASGGTPASSTRPSR from the coding sequence GTGTTCAACGACGTCGAGGTCCACGACGCGGCGGTACGGCGGTTCGCGAACATCAGCGGGGCGGCCGTGCTCAGCGTGGACTACCGGCGCCCGCCGGAGCACCGGTTCCCGGCCGCGCCGGACGACCTGTCCGCGGCGGTGCGCTGGCTGGACGGCGAGCCCGGGCTCGCGGCGCTGCCGACGTTCGCGCACGGCGACAGCGCCGGCGGCAACCTGGCGCTGGTGACGGCGCTGCGGCACCCGGGCCGGTTCGCCGGCCTCGCGCTGGTCTACCCGTTCCTCGATCCCACGGCGTCCTACGACTCCTACCGCACCGCCGCCGACGGCTTCGACCCAGCGGAGGCCGCCTGGTACTGGCAGCAGTACGCCGCCACGCCCGCCGACCTCGAGCACCCGGACCTCGCGCCGCTGCGCTCGGACGCCCTCGGCACGCTGCCGCCGACCCTGGTCGCGACCGCCGAGCACGACCCGCTGCGCGACGAGGGGAGCACCTCGCCCTGCTGCTCGCCGAGGCGGGCGTCGAGGTGGTCGGCACCCGCTACCTCGGCCAGGTGCACGGCTTCTGGCGGCACACCGGCGTCTTCGACGCGGCCGAGCCGCTGA
- a CDS encoding glycoside hydrolase family 43 protein, whose translation MRKRGRPIAALLVLVAIGAAACTEGGSASPRADHTSSEAPLIPEESALPTALPSDVLAGEMQDLAKLAERLAQQLPAQRRPAPVRIAGSSSRWQPGTAYRGVFADPDIVRHRDRWYAYATNTSHLRLPTLTSRDLVTWTPLADSAGRRVDPLEIGGWVRSRDGGRDLWAPGVEKVGDGWTAAYAAPAGTQGGQRHNCIGLTRGPSPAGPFRPVGEPICYGEAQLGVIDPDVFVDEHGVPWLLWKFSGVVNRRPAGIFIRQLNPDGTGFADGSQTRELLTLERAWEGDTIENPSMVQFRGVTYLFYSGNSWERADYATGYAICAGPEGPCVRQNRGDPLLSTAATGRLGPGGASAFVDHKSLRLIYHAWDQVGRTRQMHIASLWQRDDGTLEVIDPG comes from the coding sequence ATGCGCAAGCGGGGCAGGCCGATCGCCGCGCTGCTGGTGCTCGTCGCGATCGGCGCCGCAGCCTGCACCGAGGGTGGAAGCGCGTCGCCGCGCGCGGACCACACCTCCTCCGAGGCCCCGCTGATCCCGGAGGAGAGCGCGCTGCCGACCGCGCTGCCCAGCGACGTGCTCGCGGGCGAGATGCAGGACCTGGCGAAGCTGGCCGAGCGGCTGGCGCAGCAGCTGCCCGCGCAGCGGCGGCCCGCGCCGGTGCGGATCGCGGGCAGCAGCTCGCGCTGGCAGCCGGGCACGGCGTACCGCGGGGTGTTCGCCGATCCGGACATCGTGCGACACCGGGACCGCTGGTACGCCTACGCGACCAACACCTCACACCTGCGGCTGCCCACGCTGACCTCCCGCGACCTGGTCACCTGGACCCCGCTCGCCGACAGCGCGGGCCGTCGGGTGGACCCGCTCGAGATCGGCGGCTGGGTGCGCAGCCGCGACGGCGGCCGCGACCTGTGGGCGCCCGGCGTCGAGAAGGTGGGAGACGGCTGGACGGCGGCGTACGCCGCGCCGGCGGGCACCCAGGGCGGGCAGCGGCACAACTGCATCGGCCTGACCCGCGGGCCCTCGCCGGCCGGCCCGTTCCGACCCGTGGGCGAGCCGATCTGCTACGGCGAGGCGCAGCTGGGTGTCATCGACCCCGACGTGTTCGTCGACGAGCACGGCGTCCCGTGGCTGCTGTGGAAGTTCTCCGGTGTGGTGAACCGCCGCCCGGCCGGCATCTTCATCCGCCAGCTCAACCCGGACGGCACCGGCTTCGCCGACGGCTCGCAGACCCGGGAGCTGCTCACCCTGGAACGGGCCTGGGAGGGCGACACCATCGAGAACCCGAGCATGGTGCAGTTCCGCGGCGTCACCTACCTCTTCTACTCCGGCAACTCCTGGGAGCGGGCCGACTACGCCACCGGGTACGCGATCTGCGCGGGACCCGAGGGTCCGTGCGTCCGCCAGAACCGCGGCGACCCGCTGCTGTCGACCGCCGCGACCGGCCGGCTGGGGCCGGGCGGCGCCTCGGCGTTCGTGGACCACAAGTCGCTGCGGCTGATCTACCACGCCTGGGACCAGGTGGGCCGGACCCGGCAGATGCACATCGCGAGCCTCTGGCAGCGCGACGACGGCACCCTCGAGGTCATCGACCCGGGTTGA